A single region of the Sorghum bicolor cultivar BTx623 chromosome 7, Sorghum_bicolor_NCBIv3, whole genome shotgun sequence genome encodes:
- the LOC8080619 gene encoding myc-associated zinc finger protein: MEKKDLLAVRKKLPASAAKRRRKVVAPAKAGAGGRLAKVIAAYLAADSYMYAPLVSAPPSPPPPPRAAAVAPSAAPPISTPERSHTGAKMQRLFASNIHCLLEVFVDMFLELFGAVCFLF, from the exons ATGGAGAAGAAGGATCTGCTGGCCGTCCGGAAGAAGCTGCCTGCGTCGGCGGCAAAGCGGAGGCGCAAGGTGGTGGCGCCCGCTAAGGCCGGCGCCGGGGGGCGGCTCGCGAAGGTGATCGCTGCGTACCTCGCGGCCGACTCCTACATGTACGCGCCGCTGGTCTCCGCTCCGCCGTCGCCCCCACCGCCGCCTCGGGCGGCCGCGGTGGCGCCATCCGCGGCGCCTCCTATATCCACTCCTG AAAGAAGTCACACTGGTGCAAAAATGCAGAGGCTCTTTGCAAGCAACATTCACTGCCTActagaagtatttgtggacatGTTCTTGGAGCTGTTCGGAGCTGTGTGCTTCTTGTTCTAG
- the LOC110436986 gene encoding uncharacterized protein LOC110436986, with amino-acid sequence MQLLRLEDSSRNWTFSYWGVMQAGSSSGFARDAVAETGERPTSISFSQMSRNQVTASMGHHIWGDCIHIHRHSSTRSVAASHGKQERGRHRSRSLKCPEIKLQQAWGIISGEIAFTFTATHLQDLSQPAMFRVQKLILLGGSPASIGTLAGIWRRATVNILAGRG; translated from the exons ATGCAGCTGTTGAGGCTAGAGGACAGCTCGAGAAATTGG ACTTTCAGTTACTGGGGAGTCATGCAAGCTGGAAGCAGCAGTGGGTTTGCAAGAGATGCTGTTGCAGAAACAGGAGAGAGGCCGACATCGATCTCGTTCTCTCAAATGTCCAGAAATCAAGTTACAGCAAGCATGGGGCATCATATATGGGGAGATTGCATTCACATTCACCGCCACTCATCTACAAGGTCTGTCGCAGCCAGCCATGGTAAACAGGAGAGAGGCCGACATCGATCTCGTTCTCTCAAATGTCCAGAAATCAAGTTACAGCAGGCATGGGGCATCATAAGTGGGGAGATTGCATTCACATTCACCGCCACTCATCTACAAGATCTGTCGCAGCCAGCCATG TTTCGAGTTCAGAAATTAATCCTCCTCGGTGGATCTCCGGCGTCGATCGGCACTCTGGCTGGCATTTGGCGTAGAGCTACAGTGAACATATTAGCCGGGAGGGGGTAG